The Magnetococcales bacterium genome includes the window ATCGGGTGGGTCTTGCCAGCCTTCGCCGCTGCCTGGGCATGCTTGGCGCGGCGCTGGTGTACCTGATAAAGATCCCGGGCGACTTGATACTCCTCTTCCAACAAACGGCTGGAGCGCTCCGCCAGATGCAGCTGGGTCACCACCGCCATGGCGGTCACCAACCCCCGCATTTCGTTCAGCTCCTTTTGATTCTCCGCCATCTGCAACATCGTCGGACCCGAAAGCAAAGAAAGAACGTTCCAGGCGATATTGACCCCGGCATCGGCCCAGGATTGATTGACCTGAAACTTGTTGGAGTCATAGTTGCCAGCCAAACTCAGCTCGATCCCCGGCAAAAGACGCAGCAGGGTCTTGCGAATTTCAAAACCGTCAATACGCTCCTGATACTGGTTTTCCCGCATCTCCGGACGCAACGTCAGGGCCATCACCTCCAGCTTCATCATCTCCAGATCATCTTCCGGCAGCGGCAACGGATCAGCCTGGCCAGGCTCCAACTTGAAGGCGACTCCCGGACGCAGATTCATCAGGCTTGCCAGCTCCTGTCGCGCCAGCATTTGATCACGCCGCAGGGATAAAAGCTGTTGCAGGGTTTGCAGCAATCCCTGCTGAAACTCCAACGCTTTGTCCGGCGACTGGCTCTGCTTTTTTTCCATCTCCCGGGAGCGCTTCAAGGCGGGATAAACCTCCGCCAGCAAGCCATCCACCCGGGGAAGCAGGCGTTGGGCGTTCCAGGCCCGCCAATACGCAGTCCGCACCTCCTCCATCAGGTTTTGCAACGCCTTGCGACGCTGCTCTTCCACAATGAATATCTGGTCCGCCTGCTGCTTGGCTGAATAGTAACTCACCCCAAAATCCAGCACGTTCCAAGCCAGACGCATATCCGAAAGAAAACGATTGCGCTCCGAAGACAACGACGGATCCACCGACTCAACCCCCGTCGAAGTCGCTTCGCTGGTGGAAAGCGCATCGTTGGAACGATGGCTGTAGCCCGCCGAGGCCGCCAAAGACGGCAATAAATTATGCTCCGCCGCATCCAGTTGATCGTGGGCCAGGGCTTTTTCCATCATGTAAACCCGGCTGCCCAGATTAAACTTGATCGAACGGGCAATCGCATCGTGGAGGGAGAGGGGAGCCGAAACCAGATCCTGCTCCGAAAACATCTCCACCAGCTTGGCCTGCGCCCGCTCCCTCGCCAAATCCCGGCTGATGGGATCCGGCGTGATCGAACAACCTGCCAACGTCAAACCCAGAAGGGCCAACAGGGCAGGGCGGGGAAAGTTCCTGAAAGTTTCTTTCAAAGGTGTCATGACGGTTCTTCTTCTTGTCATCAATAGGTACATTGTACCGGGTGTTAGAAAATATTTCCGATTTTTTTCCAGTCCAACTTAACAGACCGAAAACCAATCTTTAAAGCGATTACCTTTTTGGCTTACGGGCCGAGGTAATCCCGAATCCCATCGGCAAACCCCCGTGGTATCATATTAAAATCATTCCAGGGTGGTGTTTGCCCGCAGATATTGTCTTCTTGGGCCATGATCACTTGATCTTGGGTAATGGGGGGCTTCTGCAAGATGCGCTCCACGATAGCCGCCTCCAGATTCAATATCGAAAACGGCAGCCGCAAACGCAACCGCCGCTTACCCATGGCCTTGAGAATGGCATCCATGATCTGGGAAAAGGTCAGTTGGTCGGGGCCCCCCAGCTCAATGGTGCGGCCAATGGTTTCAGGGGCCTCCAGGGTGTGGCAGACAAAACGGGTGACATCCTCCACCCACACCGGCTGCATACGCCCCTTGCCGTCACCCAGAATAGGGACTGCCGGACTTAAACGGGCGAGCTTGGCAAACTGGTTGGCAAAGTCATCGTAGGGGCCAAAAATCACTGACGGGCGAAAAATGGTATAGTCGAGGCCACTCTCCCGAACCGCTTCCTCTGCCAGCCATTTACTCTGATGATAACGACTGGCCGCCCCCGCCCGGGTTCCCAGGGAACTCATCTGCAGGTAACGCTTCACGCCAGCTTTTTGGGCCGCTTCAATGACATTGAGGGTGCCTTGCCGGTGCACCTTATCGAAGGTCAACCCCTTGGGCTCAAAGAGAATCCCCACCAGATGGATCACCTGGGTGACCCCTTCCATGGCTGCATGGAGCTGATCAGGATTGAGAACACTGCCTGGGTGGATGTCGATATCCGGAAAGGCCGGATCCTTGCGAACCAGAGGATGGCGCGCAAACCCACGAACTGATTTTCCTGCCTTTAGCAGGTGTGGAATCAAGGATGACCCCACAAAACCGGTGCAACCCGTGACAAGAATCATGATCCCCCCCTTGTGGCTTCCAAAGAAGTTACCCCCAAAGCGCTGGTTTCACCATCCTTTACGAACTTAATCAACAAAAAAAAAGCGGAATGCTCTCTCCAACCGGGAGAAAATGAACAAAAAAATAGCGGAAAGTCCTGCATGGCTGATCAACCTGGCTGATCGGAGAGACTCATATCAGTTTAATCAGTCGATTCCGGATCGGGTTCGGAAGCGGGGGAGGGAGTAGGAAGGTCAACGGAATAATGATCCAAAAACCAGCCGATCACTTCATGGGTCTGGTTTTGATAGTCAGCGCGGATTTTTTCCAAACCTGCAACGGCTTGTTCAAAAAGAGCACGATCCAGCTTTCCAGCATCAAACTGGCGCTCGCATTGGGCGACAATCTCCCCCAAACGGGACGCCACCCCCCCCTCCTGATCCAACGCCGCATGCACATCGGCCAGAGCCTCTCGAAAAGTGGGCTGAACTTCCGGCGCTGGTGGGGGGAGGGGTTTTTCTGCTTCAAGAGCCCGGCTCAGGGCTTCCAGAGAGGGCTTTTTTTTGCGCACCCCCTTGAGCAAATAGTCGCTGAGGGGCACCCAGTCAGTAGGCGGGGTAGGCAGCGCATTCAAGGTCTCTTCGGTGACGGCAGGCCGTTTTTCAACCCGCACGCCTTTCAGGATATAATCTGTGAGCGGAACCCAACCAGCTGAATTATCTCGGGAACTCATGGCCTCAACCATCCCCCCTCTAAGGCGCCTTCCCGTTAAAAAGTGCGACCATAGCCTTTTCCATGGCTTGTGATTGCAACACCGTCAGCAACAGTGACCGAGGACGACCTGGTGGTGCGAGCCGCAAAAGGGCTCCCTCTTTCCAGAACGGCACCTGGAGGCGCTTTCCCCCCACATCTACCGTCACCATCAACCATGGATCAGCCACCCCTTTTGATTCTACTCCTTTCCAGGCCTCTTGGACCAGACTCTTCCAAATCGTTTCCCAGTGGGAATTGGGCCATTGGCCTGCTGTCGGTGACACCCTCAGTCTACGTCCCTGAAAAGCCAGAATTAACTGCTCTGGTGTTGTCAGGATGTCCAGAGGATGGTGGGAGATAAAATCCAGGGGTGATTTGGCGAGATTTTCGGTCAGATGGGAAAAGAGTGTCAAGGCATCGGTCTCGCCTGAGCGACGAGCCAGGAGTTGTTCTCCCTCCAGCCAGAAAGTCACCCGACGACTGTGACCCATCTGATCCGTAAGCGTCATGACCCAACCGTCCCCTTCCGGAGGAGACCCGGCCTTAAAATCCGACCCCATCGCCAAGGTGAAATCGTTGACCCAAGCCCCGGCAGCTTGATCCCCGGCCCGATCAACAAAGGGCTCCTGGAGCCACCAACCACCCGCCCCATCACCCTTTTTTTCCAGCACCAACTGGACATCCCCCCCTTTTTCCAGCCTGACCCGTTGGGGAACCTTTCCCTCAAAATCAGCGAACAGCCGCTTGTCCCGCAATTGGTTTATACTCAGCTCCAGCCCCAGGAGATCCCCCTTGGGCAAGAGTACCAACGGCCCGTCATCCCCCAGCAACAGATAGCGCTTACCTCCCGCCGGGCTCTCCTCTCCCAGGGTGAGGGTCTGACTCTGCCCCCTGGCCGTTGCCACGCTGAGCCTGGCTTGGGGGGGAATCAGACCAAAAGAAGCCGCATCACGAACCTCTTCAACAATCCGTCGATCATATTTTTGATCCAGCACCCCCAGAAGAGCCGCCACCCCATCGGAATCAGCTCCACCCACCAGCTGCACAGGCTCGGTGATTCGCCACCCCCGGGCCTCCTTCATGAGGGCGATCACCTGCTGTTGCCGATTGGTCAACCGAACCCGAATCACCTCTTGAGGAGCGATAGGGCTCACCTGACGCGCTTCCTCCAGCAGGGCTTCTTCGACCTCTTCCATCTGGCCAATCCACCACACCCCGCCACCTCCCCCAATGAGGAGGAGTAGCAAAAACAGATTGATCCACCAACCTTTGGCCACTCAAACCTGCTCTTTCCAAGCCACTGATAGCCCTACCGGTCGTTTCGGGAAAAGCAGGACGCAACAAACGCTTCAAGGTGCGCTTCGGCAAAGGGGCCGGAAGCGGCAAAGCCGTCGTGATGGTTGCCATCACTCTCAAGCAGGGTTTTCGGGGAAGTGGCCGCAGCGAACAGCTTTTCCCCATGATGAAAAGGGATCACCTCATCTTGCCGACTGTGGATCACCAGAAGGGGGGAGGAAAGGTCAGGGATACGCTGAAGATTATTAAAGTGCACCCGGGTAAGAGCCCGCACCGGAAAATAGGGATGAAGCTCCCCGGCCAGATCAGCAATCCCGGTAAAACACCCTTCCAGAATCAACCCGCCCGGAGGATGTTCCATAGCCAGATTCAGGGCAGGCCCCCCTCCCAGGGAGTGGCCATAGTAGAGAATGTTCCGGGGGTGAAGCGCGCGCTCATGGACCAGATGCTGAAGGGCTGTCCGGGCATCTGCATAGAGCCCCGCTTCCGAAGGCTTGCCCCCGCTCAATCCGTAGCCCCGATAATCAAAAGCCAGCACCCCAAGCCCCAGGCGCTGGAAGAGTTTTATATGGGCCTGGAAATCAGTCAGATTACCGGTATTGCCATGAAAAAAAAGCACCACCGGCCCCTGAAGCCTGCCCGGGATCATCCAGCCATGGAGTGTGATGCCATCTCTTTCAAGCCGAAGGGTTTCAAAAGGCATCCCCCAATCCCCGGGATCCCCACGCAACCCCTTGGTAGGGCGAAATATCCGCCACTCCTGAAAGAGATAGAGGAAAAGAGTCCCAGCCCCGTAGATAAAAAACGGGACAAAAGCCAGCCACCAGCTTTCAAACGCATTCAGTCCCATATTCACAAAAGTGTGGAGCACAAAGAGAGAGCACAAGCAGGAAAAACAGCAAAAGAATGGCTTCCCATAGGATGGAAATCACTCCCCCTCAAACGGTATCGATCCACTGTCGCCCCTCCCAAAGTTTCCTGACTGACAGGGCTCAACCAAGCCCATCCAGCACCTTTTGAGCATGCCCCTTGGTCTTCACCTTGGCATAGACCGTTTGCACCTTGCCCGAGCCATCCACCACAAAAGTGGAACGCACGATCCCCATGTAGGTGCGACCGTAATTTTTTTTCTCCTGCCACACCCCAAACGCCTCACAGAGTGCCCCCTCCTGATCGCTCAACAGGGTAAAGGTGAGCCCTTTTTTTTGGCAAAAGTTGCTGTGGGATTTGACTGAATCCTTGGAAACACCGATTATTTTCAGCCCTTTCTCTGCGAAGGCTCCCTGCAACGCTTCAAAATCCACCGCTTCCAACGAGCAGCCGGGGGTGTTGTCCTTGGGATAAAAATAGATCACCGCGCCATGGGCACCCAGCAGTTCAGAAAGCTTGCGTGGGGTATCGCTCTGGTCGGGAAGGGTGATATCAGGCAGGGGGCTGCCCACTTCAAGCAACATGGTCGTTCACTCCTGGTCAGAGGTGGTTTGATCGCGACCAGCCAAAAAATCAGGCAGCCTGTTCATGATGATGCGCAATTTTTTTTCTTCCATCCGCTCCATCGCCTCCTCAAGTCCCATCCAGGCCCGGTCACGGAAACTTTCCATCCAGTCGTCCAGCACTTTTTCGACCTCCATGACGAAGACCTGCACGTCACACGTGCCGCCCCATTTGTCATATTTGTAGGTGCCGATGGGGGATTGGGACACTTTTCCCTGGACACCGGCCTCTTCCAGGGCCTCCTTGGCAGCGGAATCCGGAGGGATCAAGTTCGGCTCGATGATGCCCTTGGGAATCACCCATCGCCTTTTCTTGCGGGAGGTGATCAACAATATTTTCAGCTCTCCCCCTTCCTGCCTACAGGGAATCACTGCGGATTGTTGGTAATAATAATCAGGATGTTCTTGCATGGGCGCTCCTTTTTGGAAAAGGTCCTGCCGGGGCCTGGCCGGCGGATTGGTTTTCCACGCATGGCTGTTCTAAAATCGGCTGATCCCAACCAGGGGGTCACCCCGGATACGTTCAGGATGACCGCCCCTTCTCCCCTCTACATCAGGTAAACAGGATAATCCTTTTCCCGAAGATGGGATAGGCTCTTGGCCCCGAACCCTCTTTCCTCCCCCCAGCTCCCCTTTAACACCGCCGACGAATCCCCTTCAATGCCACCAGTCACACCCCGTCAACGCCGCCGACCACCCTTGCCGCTTCCAGGTGCCGACCAGCGGGCATCCTTGACGTTAAACTGGATCGTTTCCCGCCCCTGGAAGTGGTTGATGCTCAGGGTTCCCGCCACATCCATCTCCCCCCCCTGCATGAGCCCCTCTCCCAAGGGACCGGGCAGTATGCGAAAGGCGATGGCGTCGAGATTCAATCCTTTCGCCCCCAACAACCGACACTTGACGTGACGATCCTTCAAGGCCCGACTCGCCACCACCCGTACCCGCTCCAGGATGAAAATCGGTTCCGGATTGCCACGACCAAAGGGATGCAACCGGCTCAACCCTTCCACCACCGCCCGGTTGGCCTGGCTTGGAGGAAGGGACGTATCCACAACAAGGGTGGGATGAAACATTTCCGGGGGATTGTTCTCCCGCAACGCCTGGTCAAAGACCTCCCTGAAACCATCGACATTTTCCTTGGCAATCGTCACTCCAGCCGCAGCCCGATGGCCGCCAAAACCTATGAGGTGGGTCTCAGCCGCTTGAATCGCAGAGAGAAGATCAACCCCTGAGATAGAGCGTCCCGACCCTTTGCCCTCACCCTTTTCATCCAGGGCAATCACTATGGTGGGGCGGTGAAATCGTTCGGCAATGCGGGAGGCGACAATCCCCACCACGCCAGGATGCCACCCCTCCCGGGCCAAAACCAACCCCCGGTGGGACTCATCCAGTTTTTCATCCTCCACCCAGGCCATGGCTTCAGCCAGAATGCGATCCTCAATGGCCCGCCGCTCCCGGTTGGCAGCTTCCAGCTGTTCGGCGATCTCCTGGGCCAACGTCTCATTTTCGGTGCTGAGAAGCTCCAGCCCCACCCCCCCGTCACCCAGCCGTCCCCCGGCGTTGATACGTGGCCCCAGATGAAAACCCACTGAGCCTGCGGTCAAAGGCATCCGTACCTTGGCCCGTTCTATCAAGGCATTCAAGCCAACGTTGGCATTTTGCTCAGCCAGTTTAAGGCCCATGGCGACCAGGGGGCGGTTTAAACCGGTGAGGGGAGCGATATCCGCAATGGTGCCCACAGCCACCAGATCCAGCAGAGTGCGTAAATCCGGCTCTGGCTGATTGTCACCAAACCAATTTTGGCTGCGCAACTCCCGATTGAGAGCCATGGTGAGATAAAAGGCGATCCCCACCCCGGCCAATTCCTTGTGGGGAAAGCTGTCTCCAGGGCGGTTGGGATCGATGATGGCCACCGCTTTGGGGAGTTCATCCAAAGCCTGATGGTGATCGGTGACGATGACATCCAGTCCCAGGTCGGCGGCCACTTCCAGCGCCTCCACAGCCGCAATGCCGCAATCGACGGTGATGACCACCTGGACCCCTTCCTCGGCCAGCAGTTTCATGGCTTCGGGGTTGGGGCCGTACCCTTCGGTGAGACGGTTGGGAATGTAGGGTCGCACCTGACGTCCCAGCGCCCGGAAATAGCGGACCAAAAGGGCTGAGGAGGTCACTCCGTCGACATCATAATCCCCGAATATGGCGATGGATTCAGCCTCCATCACCGCCCGGGCCAGACGCGCGACGGCCTCCGGCATTCCCAAAATATCCAAGGGATCAGCCAGCTGTTTCAAGCGGGGGGTGAGAAATCCTTCCACCTCTTCACGGGTGTCCAAACCACGGCTGGCGACAATGGGACCGAAATGCACCGCAAGCCCCATATCCGCCACCACCTGCTGGTGCCAGGGCTCTACCTGGGCACGGGGTTTCCAGCGTTTACCGCTTAAGGAGAGAGGATCTTCTACCATCATGAAAGCCACCGGCTGCCAAAAGTCGTTGCATCCAAAGCATCCCCCCCGGCCCAATCAGGCCGCCGTTTGAAAAGAGTGGAGCGGGTGAGGTTTTTTCCTGAAGCGGCGACCCAAGGCACTGCCCCATCCACCCCATGGCCCTGGTCAGAGAGGGTAAAATGACCGCTAATAATGAGGGTATCGTCCCTTTTGGCCAAGTGAGCCGCCAAAGGTTCCAGAAATGCCCGGCTCATGCGGGAAATTTCTTCCCGCCGCTTATCATGAAGCCCGTGACGCGCCAAAATAGCCGGTGCCCTCAGGTGAAGGATGGTCGATTGATTGTGGCAGGCCTCAAGAAGAGACTCTATCCGGTCAGGCTGGGTTTCCGTTTCGGCGTCAATAAGGGTCGGGGCAAAACCGGCAACACGGGCCAGGCCAGCCACCACTGGATCGCTGGTCAAAAAGCTCCCCCGAGTCGGTGGCGGGACCACATCCAATCCCTCTGATGCCGGCCCTACTCCCCACAGCCAAGGGGTATTCACCGTGAGTCGCCCATTTTCAGCGCGTTGGCGATTGATGGGGTGTCGGGCCAGGAGGAGTTGGCCTGCAATCAGGAGTTGATTGATTTTGGCACCGTGGACCCCCTTGGGAAGCCGATCCAGCATCGACTCCCCCTCCAAAAGCGCCAGATCACGGGTCTGAACGGCATGAATTTCGGGGTGGGAGAGGAGAAGATGCTTTTCCGGAGTGGCGTGCAGCTGCCACCCCTCATCCCCAAACATTCCCCCCAGATCCCCAACCAGATGGTCGATCTCCCCAGGAGAAAGGCCAGTACGCTGGGGAGAGACAAAGACCAACCGATCTTTTTCCTGGCGCAAGTGGGTAAAACCAAGGCGGCACCAGCTCCATTTTGGCTCGGGATTCAGACCAAGCCCCAAAGCGGCCAGATAGCCCAGTGGCACATCTCCCCCCTCTGGCGCCATAAAGGGCAAACCAAGCATGGCCGCAATGCCTGCACCCAGCTCCGGTGGGGTTTGGTCCGAGGCAAAAGCCACCCGACCAAACGCACCCCCGCTGCCGATACGGCTCAAAATGGGGCAGATCTTTTCCGGGGCGGGATCTCCCTCGGCAGTCAGACCATCGATGAGGATGATGAGAGACACGGTTTTAGTGGTGTGGGGAAAAGGCGTTGGGTGGCCCCAGCCAGATCAGGTTGTGAAAAAAACTGGGGCCGGATCGATTCAACGCGAAGATCGAAACAAAATAATCAAAAAATGAACAGTCAGATATAGCCATCATTCAAAAAAAACATCCGTTTGGGACCAACAGGGAAGAGCGGAAAAAAAATCCATGGGGGATATCAGACCGGGGGTGTCACCCAAAACGGCGACACCCCCGGAAAAGCCTGTCAAACAGATAAAAACATCAGGGAGCGGGTTGCAAAGAGAGATAGCTCAACCCGGCTGCGGCACCCAAACCCGTGGAACCTTCCAGGGCCAGAGGTTGCAGGGAGATGTTTTTGTTGCCGCCACCGACCAACACCTGAACACCGGTTCCCACACCCACGCTGGCAGAAGCCTTGGCACCAAAATATTTGCCCGCCAGAACATGCTGGCCCATGCGGATGTCGCTGGTGGAACCCAAAACCGTAAAGAGGATGGTTTCGGCAGGATTCCATTCCAGGTTCAGGCCCAGCCCCACACCGCTCTCACCGGTATAACGCTCCATCCCCCGGGAGGAGGTGAATTCGCAGCCTACATAAGCCACAGAGTGGATCAACAGGTTGTAGCCACCAGGCAGCTGGCGACAGGTGAGGATACCG containing:
- a CDS encoding TolC family protein, which translates into the protein MTPLKETFRNFPRPALLALLGLTLAGCSITPDPISRDLARERAQAKLVEMFSEQDLVSAPLSLHDAIARSIKFNLGSRVYMMEKALAHDQLDAAEHNLLPSLAASAGYSHRSNDALSTSEATSTGVESVDPSLSSERNRFLSDMRLAWNVLDFGVSYYSAKQQADQIFIVEEQRRKALQNLMEEVRTAYWRAWNAQRLLPRVDGLLAEVYPALKRSREMEKKQSQSPDKALEFQQGLLQTLQQLLSLRRDQMLARQELASLMNLRPGVAFKLEPGQADPLPLPEDDLEMMKLEVMALTLRPEMRENQYQERIDGFEIRKTLLRLLPGIELSLAGNYDSNKFQVNQSWADAGVNIAWNVLSLLSGPTMLQMAENQKELNEMRGLVTAMAVVTQLHLAERSSRLLEEEYQVARDLYQVHQRRAKHAQAAAKAGKTHPMAEIQRKMENISAQMKTGAVYAEFQGSVGRLYHSLGIDPLPLEIAGNDLQTLTAAVQQRQGELPDLLRSFPLQEEGGEINLEPAESGMTAEEDGTMAEKEDSEVK
- a CDS encoding complex I NDUFA9 subunit family protein; protein product: MILVTGCTGFVGSSLIPHLLKAGKSVRGFARHPLVRKDPAFPDIDIHPGSVLNPDQLHAAMEGVTQVIHLVGILFEPKGLTFDKVHRQGTLNVIEAAQKAGVKRYLQMSSLGTRAGAASRYHQSKWLAEEAVRESGLDYTIFRPSVIFGPYDDFANQFAKLARLSPAVPILGDGKGRMQPVWVEDVTRFVCHTLEAPETIGRTIELGGPDQLTFSQIMDAILKAMGKRRLRLRLPFSILNLEAAIVERILQKPPITQDQVIMAQEDNICGQTPPWNDFNMIPRGFADGIRDYLGP
- a CDS encoding DUF4340 domain-containing protein, giving the protein MAKGWWINLFLLLLLIGGGGGVWWIGQMEEVEEALLEEARQVSPIAPQEVIRVRLTNRQQQVIALMKEARGWRITEPVQLVGGADSDGVAALLGVLDQKYDRRIVEEVRDAASFGLIPPQARLSVATARGQSQTLTLGEESPAGGKRYLLLGDDGPLVLLPKGDLLGLELSINQLRDKRLFADFEGKVPQRVRLEKGGDVQLVLEKKGDGAGGWWLQEPFVDRAGDQAAGAWVNDFTLAMGSDFKAGSPPEGDGWVMTLTDQMGHSRRVTFWLEGEQLLARRSGETDALTLFSHLTENLAKSPLDFISHHPLDILTTPEQLILAFQGRRLRVSPTAGQWPNSHWETIWKSLVQEAWKGVESKGVADPWLMVTVDVGGKRLQVPFWKEGALLRLAPPGRPRSLLLTVLQSQAMEKAMVALFNGKAP
- a CDS encoding alpha/beta fold hydrolase — encoded protein: MGLNAFESWWLAFVPFFIYGAGTLFLYLFQEWRIFRPTKGLRGDPGDWGMPFETLRLERDGITLHGWMIPGRLQGPVVLFFHGNTGNLTDFQAHIKLFQRLGLGVLAFDYRGYGLSGGKPSEAGLYADARTALQHLVHERALHPRNILYYGHSLGGGPALNLAMEHPPGGLILEGCFTGIADLAGELHPYFPVRALTRVHFNNLQRIPDLSSPLLVIHSRQDEVIPFHHGEKLFAAATSPKTLLESDGNHHDGFAASGPFAEAHLEAFVASCFSRNDR
- a CDS encoding peroxiredoxin, encoding MLLEVGSPLPDITLPDQSDTPRKLSELLGAHGAVIYFYPKDNTPGCSLEAVDFEALQGAFAEKGLKIIGVSKDSVKSHSNFCQKKGLTFTLLSDQEGALCEAFGVWQEKKNYGRTYMGIVRSTFVVDGSGKVQTVYAKVKTKGHAQKVLDGLG
- a CDS encoding NUDIX hydrolase: MQEHPDYYYQQSAVIPCRQEGGELKILLITSRKKRRWVIPKGIIEPNLIPPDSAAKEALEEAGVQGKVSQSPIGTYKYDKWGGTCDVQVFVMEVEKVLDDWMESFRDRAWMGLEEAMERMEEKKLRIIMNRLPDFLAGRDQTTSDQE
- the recJ gene encoding single-stranded-DNA-specific exonuclease RecJ — protein: MMVEDPLSLSGKRWKPRAQVEPWHQQVVADMGLAVHFGPIVASRGLDTREEVEGFLTPRLKQLADPLDILGMPEAVARLARAVMEAESIAIFGDYDVDGVTSSALLVRYFRALGRQVRPYIPNRLTEGYGPNPEAMKLLAEEGVQVVITVDCGIAAVEALEVAADLGLDVIVTDHHQALDELPKAVAIIDPNRPGDSFPHKELAGVGIAFYLTMALNRELRSQNWFGDNQPEPDLRTLLDLVAVGTIADIAPLTGLNRPLVAMGLKLAEQNANVGLNALIERAKVRMPLTAGSVGFHLGPRINAGGRLGDGGVGLELLSTENETLAQEIAEQLEAANRERRAIEDRILAEAMAWVEDEKLDESHRGLVLAREGWHPGVVGIVASRIAERFHRPTIVIALDEKGEGKGSGRSISGVDLLSAIQAAETHLIGFGGHRAAAGVTIAKENVDGFREVFDQALRENNPPEMFHPTLVVDTSLPPSQANRAVVEGLSRLHPFGRGNPEPIFILERVRVVASRALKDRHVKCRLLGAKGLNLDAIAFRILPGPLGEGLMQGGEMDVAGTLSINHFQGRETIQFNVKDARWSAPGSGKGGRRR
- a CDS encoding DUF992 domain-containing protein, whose product is MKKFYAMIAVLVGLTAFSLPGTARAETESGVKIGILTCRQLPGGYNLLIHSVAYVGCEFTSSRGMERYTGESGVGLGLNLEWNPAETILFTVLGSTSDIRMGQHVLAGKYFGAKASASVGVGTGVQVLVGGGNKNISLQPLALEGSTGLGAAAGLSYLSLQPAP